A window of Plasmodium brasilianum strain Bolivian I chromosome 8, whole genome shotgun sequence contains these coding sequences:
- a CDS encoding hypothetical protein (conserved Plasmodium protein), protein MIGKFISETYNKVKSKADEVRLHVSVQAIKAKEVFGLVKPTTTEQLEILLNYELQQIDTAEALIGTYKKWIHNIYQSEKNDCIRYYKNINRNSEKNVPNEVRHLFMNREDGKNYSSELNRENENAFNSSSNNNTYNSENNGNNSINSNNSNNCNNVDTKRYSNNVHNYVKNDSNMDICYNSGLNVHPQSDVSNSEKPQHQEEGTNNSEEDVPLIDKDRGNPSMEMRLLEKDVNNDINKNMTSVQKNKDDTTNNIYDDLYGYNFKEFFLKSNILEKSISLILEKREIRLSLVGPIEKDDLNNPRTTILTMFKHCLIGNEKLHKDILYIILTTDKLFENHKELFLELLSVLKYDYLDIYLTNIRKLISSEVVCLKSKILSYDAQCLNFNKINCLKYISRRTSMSSIDLEKDTNFSSPSFSFEKLHSEPFQDELRHDSTQENRLTPLEEYKKEHIQEEIDVMNSLDKGKIDKEKMLEIEHEKMHQIEGEKAHQVEQENMQLMEEIDEVRILQSNEEKMFEDFEMPETSSNNCTEYSRDDSKADSLLSEKEIIENNKIQQIKILASSKLIELHKAVQRILLLATKNREKRKIEIKIKLEELKKIIEVCKKDCDITLNDAKDSKTHIENVYVKEVDVRTSDINKTQELINQVKNSLDQLIIKKNELYNEYQLICKEINKKNKELSKVLSTLSLYKKELNEAENNYLNKLSNTSKTKHMHQERKLYISNLDNMSDEILKEYEKSEYVNTDELVSKSIKIKKPLKQVITKHLTYLKDKLCLLNTLLKFYAQKVTLLLKNTNNAKKGISKLHHLDHCNTIDHHNNSDPHNIVDHHNGADIHNNVNFQSDVDHHSDDDVFMKKNEMVKDDHIKRNILNTTNNEDFYQYNHYEKERKSKLLKYKKCYFKVIEQINKVWIIIQKFYDLHKEQIDEDNDEVKYSAHFIYDQINIMYNYSKKYIMENSPIISSIS, encoded by the coding sequence atgatcgGTAAATTCATTTCCGAAACATACAATAAAGTGAAAAGTAAAGCTGACGAGGTTAGGTTACATGTGAGTGTTCAAGCCATAAAGGCGAAAGAAGTTTTTGGATTAGTAAAACCAACTACAACTGAACAACtggaaattttattaaattatgaacTGCAACAAATTGACACAGCAGAAGCATTAATAGgaacttataaaaaatggatacataatatatatcaatctGAGAAAAATGACTGCATaagatattataaaaatataaacagaaATAGCGAAAAAAATGTGCCAAATGAGGTCAGACATTTGTTTATGAACAGGGAAGATGGTAAAAATTACTCATCGGAATTAAAtagagaaaatgaaaatgcatttaatagtagtagtaataataatacatataatagtGAAAACAACGGTAATAACAGCATTAATAGTAACAACAGTAACAATTGCAACAATGTGGATACCAAACGATACAGCAATAATGTTCATAATTATGTGAAAAATGATTCAAATATGGACATATGTTACAATTCAGGGTTAAATGTACATCCTCAAAGTGATGTTTCCAATAGTGAAAAACCTCAACATCAAGAAGAAGGAACGAATAATAGTGAAGAGGATGTTCCCTTAATAGACAAAGATAGAGGTAATCCATCTATGGAAATGAGACTACTAGAAAAGGATGTAAACAacgatataaataaaaatatgacttCAGTACAAAAGAACAAAGACGACACAACTAACAACATTTACGATGATCTTTATGGATATAActttaaagaattttttctaaaaagtaatattttagaaaaatctATTAGTCTgatattagaaaaaagagaaattagGTTATCTCTAGTAGGCCCAATAGAAAAAGACGATTTAAATAATCCGAGAACTACTATTTTAACCATGTTTAAGCATTGTCTGAttggaaatgaaaaattgcATAAAGACATTTTGTACATTATATTAACAACTGACAAATTATTCGAAAATCATAAAGAACtatttttagaattattGAGTGTCCTTAAATATGATTATTTAGATATTTATTTAACCAATATAAGAAAACTAATATCATCAGAGGTTGTTTGCTTAAAGAGTAAAATACTGTCATATGATGCTCAATGTCTaaactttaataaaataaactgtttaaaatatattagcaGGAGAACTAGTATGTCCTCGATCGATTTAGAAAAGGATACAAACTTTTCAAGTCCTTCTTTTAGTTTTGAAAAACTGCATTCCGAACCGTTCCAAGATGAACTGAGGCATGATAGTACTCAAGAAAATAGGTTAACTCCGCttgaagaatataaaaaagaacacATACAGGAAGAAATCGATGTGATGAATTCACTAGATAAGGGCAAAATAGACAAGGAAAAGATGCTAGAAATAGAGCATGAAAAAATGCACCAAATTGAGGGGGAAAAAGCCCATCAAGTGGAGCAGGAAAATATGCAACTAATGGAAGAAATAGATGAAGTAAGAATACTCCAATCAAACGAAGAGAAAATGTTTGAGGATTTCGAAATGCCGGAAACAAGTAGCAACAACTGCACAGAATATTCAAGAGATGATTCTAAGGCGGATTCTTTATTAAgcgaaaaagaaattatagaGAACAACAAAATACAACAAATCAAAATTCTAGCTTCATCAAAATTAATAGAGTTACATAAGGCTGTTCAAAGGATTCTATTATTAGCTACAAAAAATAgggaaaagagaaaaatcgaaattaaaataaaattggaagaattaaaaaaaattatagaagtTTGTAAAAAGGACTGTGATATAACTCTTAATGATGCCAAAGACTCGAAAACTCATAtagaaaatgtatatgttaaAGAAGTAGATGTACGAACAAGTGATATTAACAAAACGCAGGAACTGATAAACCAAGTGAAAAATTCGCTAGatcaattaataataaaaaaaaatgaattatataatgaatatcaGTTGATatgtaaagaaataaataaaaaaaataaggaattaTCAAAAGTATTATCCACATTAtccttatataaaaaagagttAAACGAAgcagaaaataattatttaaacaaGTTGTCAAATAcaagtaaaacaaaacacATGCATCAAGAAAGgaagttatatatttcaaatttagATAATATGTCtgatgaaattttaaaagaatatgaaaaatctGAGTATGTAAATACGGACGAATTAGTTTCAAAATCgatcaaaattaaaaaacctCTAAAGCAGGTTATTACGAAACATTTAACTTATTTGAAAGAcaaattatgtttattaaatacTCTACTAAAATTTTATGCACAAAAGGTAACGTTgttgttaaaaaatacaaacaatgcaaaaaaaggtatatcAAAACTGCACCATCTGGACCATTGCAATACAATTGACCATCATAATAATTCTGACCCTCATAATATAGTTGACCATCATAATGGTGCTgatattcataataatgtaaattttcAAAGTGATGTTGATCATCATAGTGATGATGACGTATTCATGAAGAAAAACGAAATGGTAAAGGACGatcatataaaaaggaaCATTTTAAATACCACTAATAATGAAGATTTCTACCAATACAATCATTacgaaaaagaaaggaaatcaaaattactaaaatataaaaaatgctaTTTTAAGGTTATTgagcaaataaataaagtgtGGATCATCATACAAAAGTTTTACGATCTTCATAAAGAACAGATAGATGAAGATAATGATGAGGTAAAATATTCAgcacattttatttatgatcaaataaatataatgtacaattatagcaaaaaatatataatggaaaATAGTCCTATTATTTCCTCCATATCATAA
- a CDS encoding hypothetical protein (conserved Plasmodium protein) — translation MLFTKTGVVYKQVINLIVFYFFTNLIIIVLCNKSKTLRDRNILNYKWKRKLELQPNRTRKSKYAYFIYSNNLYRKVDVNEREYKLNDDLKNIILLFGRIAEHYYPNTAEQFNLFKEPYSKYIYTNENNSSLKWKHVFNNYHNKKIDKNVFYEKICELKFKWPINEDENITEHNFYNLVIEKCLNNIYTVRNNIHNLKILLTKIIENKKNKKNKGNKENEENIDYSEGTQSSQNSQNDQTSQNGQTNQTSQNGQTIHSGEVGDNVYINNLYDELEKEFINENEDLYHAPSSTSSGLANDKRIKLLEKLENFHLNDIFKQPNRSYSRLLVNEVFNREYPSKKTTDIFLYLVFQKNVEEFSYEHFLKYLNRLGKKIELYNCNYNSNIYFDHFFFLMKNEIKKSSIQLKNKKYFSSPKIDKAKKEYPSNKNNYENSHNTITYNNKKKKKKNSIIMEQELNSHKFNKFKGKIKDKEEGLPPIENLNNKSKFIMQASLHNEKNIYQNKKLQTDVYTTSKMTGSNFKNKIISLFNYIVNTIKMGF, via the coding sequence ATGCTTTTTACCAAAACAGGTGTTGTGTATAAGCAAGTTATTAATCTTATcgtgttttatttttttacaaactTAATTATTATAGTTTTGTGCAACAAGAGCAAAACACTCAGAGACAGAAACATCTTAAACtataaatggaaaagaaaattgGAATTACAGCCAAATAGGACAAGGAAAagtaaatatgcatatttcatatattctaATAATCTGTACAGAAAAGTAGACGTTAATGAAAGAGAATATAAGTTAAATGAtgatttgaaaaatataattctacTCTTCGGAAGAATAGCGGAGCATTATTATCCTAACACAGCAGAACAATTCAATCTTTTTAAAGAACCttatagtaaatatatatatactaatgaGAATAACAGTTCATTGAAATGGAAACATGTTTTTAACAActatcataataaaaaaattgataaaaatgtattttatgaaaaaatatgtgaaCTGAAATTTAAATGGCCAATTAATGAAGATGAAAATATTACAGagcataatttttacaacttAGTCATAGAAAAGTGTTTAAATAATATCTACACTGTGAGGAACAATATtcacaatttaaaaattttactaacgaaaattatagaaaataagaaaaataaaaaaaacaaagggAACAAGGAAAATGAGGAAAACATCGACTATAGCGAAGGCACCCAAAGTAGCCAAAATAGTCAAAATGACCAAACTAGCCAAAATGGCCAAACTAACCAAACTAGCCAAAATGGCCAAACTATCCATAGTGGCGAAGTCGGTGATAATGTCTACATTAACAATTTATACGATGAACTAGAGAAGGAgtttataaatgaaaacgAAGACTTATATCACGCTCCCTCATCTACAAGCTCTGGGTTAGCAAACGACAAAAGAATAAAACTGCtagaaaaattagaaaattttcacttaaatgatatttttaaacagCCTAACAGGTCTTATAGTAGATTACTTGTTAATGAAGTTTTTAATAGGGAATACCCATCTAAAAAAACTACggacatatttttatatctcgtttttcaaaaaaatgtagaagaaTTTTCCTATGAacatttcttaaaatatttaaacagacttggaaaaaaaattgaacttTATAATTGTAACtataattcaaatatttattttgatcactttttttttcttatgaaaaatgaaattaaaaaaagttccATTCagcttaaaaataaaaaatatttctcttCTCCTAAAATTGACAAAGCTAAAAAGGAATATCcatctaataaaaataactatGAAAACAGTCATAATACTATAacatataacaataaaaaaaaaaagaaaaaaaattctattatTATGGAACAAGAACTAAATAgtcataaatttaataaattcaaaggtaaaataaaagacaAGGAAGAAGGACTGCCCCCAATAGAAAACTTAAACAACAAGTCGAAATTTATAATGCAAGCAAGTTTacacaatgaaaaaaatatatatcaaaataaaaaactacaAACTGATGTTTATACAACTTCAAAAATGACGGGAAGCAATTtcaagaataaaattatttcgcTATTTAACTATATAGTGAATACTATAAAAATGGGTTTTTAG
- a CDS encoding transformer-2 beta-like protein, translating into MSYKEDKRDSEDCDHKNDGSTLYVSNLSSKITTAKLQDIFEKYGTIEKCYVISNPITRESRNFGFVTFNSSDDAHIAMNKANKMDIEGRIINVEIAKRNEPHEPTPGEYKGIQNMIKRNGMRYDFYGRRYDRPFDNRRYYPRRVNPYNRDRFKHYDNRNNSFRNYDRYGRNTYNDHRNYSRRSIDNKYHKRNDYYERNVSSDDERGYSRDGSKRRKRYERNRKSSSISNSERRRYRNSPIERLTI; encoded by the exons GTTCAACACTGTATGTATCTAATTTAAGTTCAAAAATAACAACTGCAAAACTTCAggatatatttgaaaaatacgGCACTATAGAAAAATGTTATGTTATTAGCAATCCAATTACGAG AGAGTCAAGAAACTTTGGATTTGTTACTTTTAATTCATCTGACGATGCACATATTGCTATGAACAAGGCAAATAAAATGGACATAGAAG gGAGAATTATTAACGTAGAAATAGCTAAACGAAATGAACCACATGAGCCAACCCCAGGGGAGTACAAGGGAATTCAAA atatgataaaaagaaaCGGAATGAGATATGATTTTTATGGGAGAAGATACGACAGACCTTTTGATAATAGAAGATACTATCCAAGAAg AGTTAACCCGTATAACAGGGACCGCTTTAAACATTATGATAACAGAAATAACTCTTTTAGAAACTACGATAGATACGGAAGAAACACATACAACGACCACAGAAATTACAGCAGAAGGTCAATAGATAATAAATATCATAAAAGAAATGATTATTATGAAAGGAATGTAAGTAGTGATGATGAAAGAGGGTATTCAAGAGATGGAAGTAAGAGAAGGAAAAGATACGAACGAAATAGAAAATCTTCAAGTATTTCGAATAGTGAGAGGAGACGTTACAGAAATTCTCCCATTGAAAGGTTaactatttaa